A DNA window from Bacteroidia bacterium contains the following coding sequences:
- a CDS encoding DUF4296 domain-containing protein yields the protein MEKIPDTVLSKNKMAALMVDVQLMEAAMNTNIMKTEFSPATPPNTNILKKHGISKKQFDESFEYYAQHPELFAEIYQLVLDDLSKMQAEVMNKK from the coding sequence GTGGAAAAAATACCGGATACTGTTTTATCCAAAAATAAAATGGCAGCATTGATGGTGGATGTTCAATTAATGGAAGCCGCTATGAATACGAACATTATGAAAACAGAGTTTTCACCAGCCACTCCTCCCAATACAAATATTTTAAAAAAGCATGGTATTAGTAAAAAGCAATTCGATGAAAGTTTTGAGTATTACGCACAGCACCCTGAGTTATTTGCAGAAATATATCAACTTGTATTGGATGATTTGAGTAAGATGCAAGCGGAAGTAATGAATAAGAAGTGA